Part of the Anopheles gambiae chromosome 3, idAnoGambNW_F1_1, whole genome shotgun sequence genome is shown below.
GCTGAGCTTGAGCAGACCAGCGCAACAAGTTCTTCAATAGCCCGACCCCGACAAGAACGCCTTTGACTGTTCTGTTGACTCAGTGATAGTGATTTGGCCACTAGGGTTCGCATCGCCAGACCACGTGCTGCGTGTTTGCAATCGATTACATCAGGAATGGTTGTTGTTTCTCCCCCGCCATCTCACTCGAGCGAACGGGGCTTGGCTGGCTTCCGTCTTGTTCCGCTGTCGAAGGCCTTATCACTTTGGGGAACTCAACGGTCAGCCACAGACGACAGTGACGAGTCGCGGATCCGCCCTTCCAAAGGGTGTGATCCCGCGCTGTTGCTACGCGTGATCAGTCGTTGTTGTATGATTTGAATTCGATTTTTGTAGTTAATCACAGCTAAAATGTGTATATTACTTTATTTCCTTAGTTTTCTGAGCTGAACTGCTCATGCATGATTAGTTCCACTATTATTTTTGCATACAAAATAACATCTATAAATtgagttttgtgtttttaccCCTGTTTAGATAAATCGTTCTCCACGCGCCAACcacaaccgaaaaaaaacaacgcgaAGGGAAATGTAACGGACCTGCTTACCGTTACATGCGTTATTTGCCTACAAACTCATCAAGCGGAGCATATTTCTTAAGCTTTTTGAATTTTGTACCTTATTTTCTCGAGACAGTTTGCTGTCTCGACTTGATTCCTATGTTCTCTGGAAGCTTCAcgcagtgtttgtttgtgttgctaTTTTCTACTATAAAAAATGGCTACAATCGGGTTATGATCGGACAACGTTCTCCGTTTCTCCAGTTTGGTTTTGTGCTTTATCACATATCAGAAGCAGAACAATTGTCAtattgtgtggttttgttttgtatgaagGTGTGTGTATACAGCAGCTGCCCGTGTACAGGAATGAGTTGGCGATGAAGGTCTGGCGTCTGGCGATCAAGATTCGTTTTACTTCCCCGTCCAACCCTTCCAGAACGAGCTGACCGAAGCGAAGGCACTGGTCATGAGGCTGGTCGCGGCCGCACCCGTCGGCTGCTGGAGATGGTGGTAGTGCAGCCCGGTATGGCCGATCGTGGTGCGCCTCTGGTCCAGTGCCATCATCGGTGGGTACGGCGGTTCGGTCGTCACCGGCGAAAGGTTGCTCGGTACGGCTTCCCATTCCTGGTGCAGCGTTGTTTCATCTGAAAACGAATTGAAGTTAGTTTTTGGGGGCTTTTACTTTGCTCACAAGTAAACTTACCTTCCGAGTCGGAATCCTCGCCGATGTTTTGCATCAGCAGCTGCTCCATCGAGTCCGACAGGCAGCTGTTCCGATCGGTCGGTCCGCAGTGGCCCAGCTCGGGCGACTTTAGCAGACAGAGCAGATTCTCCAGCGTGTGGGTCGGGTTCATGTCGTTCAAGCGACAGCCTTGTGTGTGGCACAGGAACACAATGTCCGCATTCAGGCGGGCCACTTTCCGCGCAAACTGTGCCTCGGACAGTGTGGTCGTGCAAAAGTCCGCGTACGACACGCGATACGGTAACCGAACGTCCAGATAGTAGCCAAGCAGCGCCACCAGCTGGCTGGTGTACGTTAGGGCCGCCGCGATGGTGTGTGCCGGATTGTGGCTGCCGACTTTTGCTGGCGATGCGGACGCTTCCATGGTGGAAGTGGCCGTCGAAGAAGCGCTAGCCaccgtaccaccaccaccatcgccaccgccCGTTGCCCACTCGTTGTACGCGGAGTAGTTGCCGGTGCCGGGCAGGGCAGGGGCAACGATCACATGCTGCACCTCGCCGAAGCTGTCCTGCAAAATCCACTGCCCCCGGACGTACGCCGTACGGGTCGCTTCCGAGATTTCGTTGATCGTACTGCGGGTGTTGTTTggtccgccaccaccaccgcaggCAGAGCTTCCGCTGCTcgccgtactgctgctgcccgccAAGCTGCTCCGACTGGCGATCGTTTGCGTGATCGGGAAGATGATCCGCACGAGCTGCTGCACCTGGTCGCGCTTCCGCTGCCGCAAGCGCTCCTGCACCGCCGCCAGCCGCGCCTTCCGATGCTCGCTCTCCTCCAGCTTGCCCGCCACAAACTCGCTGAGCGTCTTCACCTTATCGTCGTACCGTGGCAGCGTGATGCGCAGCTTGCGAATGGCGTCACCGAGATGGCGCTGCTTCAGCCGCAGCTCCTCGATGGCGATGCGCTTCagctcgatcgttttgcgtaTGATGTTCGCCTTGTCCGAGCGCTGCTTAATCTCGCCCGCCAACCGGCCCGCCTGGTGCAGCTTTTCCAGCATCAGCGAGCCCTTGCTTTCGAGGGTCGCGTTGGCCGTGCGGAGATTCCGCAGCCGCTGCTGCTTCTCGCCGAACCGCTCCGGCAGCTGACAGTACACGGCGGTGTGCAGAAAGTCCCCATGGCGGATGCACGATTTGCAGTGAAAGTGGCGACGGTGGGCACCGCACAGAGGGCAACGGAGCGTACCTTCTCCCCCCACGACGATGCCCCCGATCTGGAAGCTGGACGTGGAGAGGAGATCGCCGTCCCGCACGACGTCCGTCGCTTCCTCATCCACGTCGTCTCCGTCGTGCGAATAGGTAATGTGGAAGTTTTCCGGAGCACCGCCAGAGTCGGACGTCATGCTGCTGGTGCAAACTGCCATCGGGCGATGATGGCACTGtcgttgttgtcgtcgtcgtcgatcgTCGCGTCTAATTGCGTCGTTCCGCGTGTCTCGTGTCTCGGGAGCACTAACGCAAACTGCGACTGCGAACGATGAAAGCAGTCCGCTCTCTGCCGCAAAGCCTTGAGTTTGCACTTTCTTTCTTGCGCTTGGATTATAATCTCCTCCCGTGGCCTGTGTCTGATCCAATCGGTGGCACCATTTGTGCTGTGTGAGTAATCGCACTGTAATCTTGCTACACTTCACAGGCAAACTATGCTTGGCACACAAACAGTGCGAGTTCCTGTTTGCgaactgtgtgttttttgcgcaATCACCACTATTCACGcacgacgcacacacacacgaacactggACAGCAAGTGGCTGGGATGCAACTAAACAAGAAGAGGGGTATTTAATGTCTGTCCGTGAGCAGCAGTGTTTCATCAGCCCAGCAccaggagaagaaaaaaaacgaacgcttttctttgtttactTCGCTGCGCTCAGCTGATGGTTGGCTGACAGCTGTCACAGTGGAGCACGGTCGCCGAGTACGAGCGCGTTGTGGTGGGGATGTATTTCAAAATGACCGTTGCGGAAGAGTTCAAATAGGGATAATGGGGTTTCTTGTAtcttttgaaaacattttagTACTTTTTATAATTGGAATATTGTTGTAATGTAATTTCTTTCTTCATTGTAATTTCAGTGCACTTTTCGGAAGTTTGGTCGCCATCTCGGCCACGGACAGTAGCCGTGGTGTGAGCAGCCTTGCCGGTGCCGGTGAACCGCTCGAGCCGGTCGTCGTTGGGCGGCGTAACAGCTTACCGCCGGCCTCCCCCATCTTCAAGCCAATTGTGCCGTCCAAGCTGAACGGACTGGGCGCCCGCCACGGACTGCACCATCAAGCACCGACCAACGGCAACGGCATGACGAACGATCGGCCGGTTGAGTTGTCGAAGCGTACGACCGAAGCCAAGGAGTCGCTCAA
Proteins encoded:
- the LOC1280443 gene encoding beclin 1-associated autophagy-related key regulator, with amino-acid sequence MKHCCSRTDIKYPSSCLVASQPLAVQCSCVCASCVNSGDCAKNTQFANRNSHCLCAKHSLPVKCSKITVRLLTQHKWCHRLDQTQATGGDYNPSARKKVQTQGFAAESGLLSSFAVAVCVSAPETRDTRNDAIRRDDRRRRQQRQCHHRPMAVCTSSMTSDSGGAPENFHITYSHDGDDVDEEATDVVRDGDLLSTSSFQIGGIVVGGEGTLRCPLCGAHRRHFHCKSCIRHGDFLHTAVYCQLPERFGEKQQRLRNLRTANATLESKGSLMLEKLHQAGRLAGEIKQRSDKANIIRKTIELKRIAIEELRLKQRHLGDAIRKLRITLPRYDDKVKTLSEFVAGKLEESEHRKARLAAVQERLRQRKRDQVQQLVRIIFPITQTIASRSSLAGSSSTASSGSSACGGGGGPNNTRSTINEISEATRTAYVRGQWILQDSFGEVQHVIVAPALPGTGNYSAYNEWATGGGDGGGGTVASASSTATSTMEASASPAKVGSHNPAHTIAAALTYTSQLVALLGYYLDVRLPYRVSYADFCTTTLSEAQFARKVARLNADIVFLCHTQGCRLNDMNPTHTLENLLCLLKSPELGHCGPTDRNSCLSDSMEQLLMQNIGEDSDSEDETTLHQEWEAVPSNLSPVTTEPPYPPMMALDQRRTTIGHTGLHYHHLQQPTGAAATSLMTSAFASVSSFWKGWTGK